Genomic segment of Nitrosopumilaceae archaeon AB1(1):
CAGAGTTTTTTTTGATAAATTTCTGTTCTATATACTCTATACTCTTTAGCATAATTTGAGGAATAAATCAATAAATAATATAAGTTGATATTGAACGTTATTTGACCAAATGGAATCCTTTATTCACAAATTATACACCAACTTTGTACCAAAATCTCTATTATCTTTTTAAAACCTATTATTCTATCAATACTGAATGGTTAAATTTGAGCGACCAAGTTGGGATGAATACTTTATGCTGCAAGCAGAGCTGGCCAAGCTGCGCTCCAACTGTGTGGTCCGCAAAGTCGGAGCTGTAATAGTAAATGAGAATCGTCAGCTTGCGACTGGATATAACGGAACGCCACCTGGAGTGAAAAACTGCTATGAGGGTGGTTGTCAAAGATGTCAGGACAGAATTAATAATACTTTAAAACAAGGCGAATCTTTGGATCGATGTGTTTGTAGTCATGCTGAATCTAATGCAATAATGCACTGTGCAATTTTAGGAATTGGTACTGGAAGTAAAAACTTGACACTCTACTCTACATTATCCCCCTGTCTTGAATGTACAAAGATGGCCATAACTGTTGGCGTTAAACGTATTGTGTGTATTGATACTTATTCTGAAACTAATCAATCTCTATTATCAGACTCTTCAATCACTGTGGATGTGATACCCTATGATAAAATAAGTCGATGGGCAGATTTAATCTCAAATAATTCACAGGAATAGTAATGCAGGTAAATTCAGATTTAAAATCATTTGAAATGCCATCATCCATGCTGGTATCTGCCATATATGACAATAAAAAAAAATCTGCGACTTTGAAATTCTATGAACCCGTATCTCAAAAAATTATACTGTGGAGCGATGAGACTAATCACAAACCATACTGTTACTCAAAATTACTACCAAAGGAATTATCCATGCTCGATGAACGAGAAGATGTTGTATCTGTTGAATTGGTAAAAAGATATGATCTGCTTGAATTCAAAGACTGCCAAGTTAGTAAAAT
This window contains:
- a CDS encoding dCMP deaminase family protein, yielding MVKFERPSWDEYFMLQAELAKLRSNCVVRKVGAVIVNENRQLATGYNGTPPGVKNCYEGGCQRCQDRINNTLKQGESLDRCVCSHAESNAIMHCAILGIGTGSKNLTLYSTLSPCLECTKMAITVGVKRIVCIDTYSETNQSLLSDSSITVDVIPYDKISRWADLISNNSQE